CTGGATTGACATGTGTTACCGACCAACTTGCAGAAGCTCGACGGCTGACAGTAATCCGCCCTCGTCTTATCGAAGTCAGATTTGAATTCCGAAAAGTCTGTGCCCACTGTCAGGATACCACTTGAAGACTCGTAGCTTGACTTCAGCCCGTTCCATGAGCTGTCTTCAAACTTCAGCGCCTGGTTCCGGATATCAACTCGCACCGGTTTTATGTGTTTGCTCACATTCGACTCGAAGTCTGGTATTCCAGCCCCTATATATAACTGATATTTCTGCTTGGTTTTCTCAGTGGCAAAGACGAAAAAGACATAATAGGTTTCTCCGGGTTTAAAGACGTTAAGTGAAGTGACTGGTGTGGGTCCGCCGCGACCCTGCTTTTGTCTGTTTTCACTTACTGTGGTGTCAACGTAGTAGCTACCGTTGTCAACCGTGAGCATGCTGCGTTGACCGAAGTTCATCCCCATCATTGGAATAGTACGGTCTTGTTCGCCCTTCTGGATTTCGAGTTGACGTGATAAGGTAACGCCAAAGCAACTCGGGTTTGAACAATCACTGCCCCACGTTGAGCCACAGCTCATGCCGCACTTGGGATACACCACGGTCGATAGGTACTCATAAGGGCTTGTTTTGGCGGTGCCACCGGTTGTTTTGGGGGTTCCGCTGGCCGTCGCTATGTCAAAAGACTCACACTCCGGCGCTTCCACCGGGGCGTTAAAAAATGGGTCTAAATTGACAGATATGGTCTCACCTTCGGTAGGGATTGGGGGACTCTTCAGCCCGGTAAGTGAGCCATCGTCGTCGTTCAGCACAGTCTGGCGATCAATGGAGGTAAATCCAGTGTATATCCCTGAATCAAACGTACAATAGTTCTTTTTAATCTGATCAGTATCCGGATCAAACGTACCAGGTTTCCACAGCGGTTCAATCACAAGATGACGGATGTCGACATTATTAAAGAATAGATTCAAGGAGTGAAAGGCCGGCGGATAGAAAAAACCATTGGGCTGTTTCCACCCGATGGCCGCATTCGGTAGGACGCACTTCCCGCTTTCCTGATCTATGGGAATGCCATTGGCTGCTGTGTACATCCAGCCCGAGTCCCTGGGACAGCTTCCCGGTTTACACTGGGGATCGAGGGGAGTAGTTGTAATGTCGAGATAGGCATTTGAGTCTTGATAGTTAGGACCATCGTATATGTTGAAGAAACGCTGTTGCATCGAGAAGTTACTAACCGGCATTGTTATTCCCTCATTTTTAGATAGACAGTGATCTTCCCTCATCGTTTTATTATCGCACGTGAGCCCGCTGATCTTACCATCACTGCTTTTCAGCGGATTAAAGGGTCCGGCATTAGAGGCGAGAGGATTATCCTCCTGGGTATTCCCGATAAAGACGCTTTTTCTTGCGACCTGCCAGTTCCCTGGAATGACGCTCGATAGGGTGTAATCGCCGCCGGTGACGAAACCGAGCCCACCGTTTTGAGAGTCAGTTAGAACGCTATTTCCGAGCAGGAACCACTTTCCGCGGAGCCATATCGCCGCAAAGTTCTTCTCTGGCCAGTGAAAGGAGGAGGTATACCGATCGAGGATGGTTACAGGGCAAAAGTCTCGGTTGTCAAAAGGTGCGCCGGGGCTAGGTACACCGCATGGAGGTGTCTGCGTACAATCCTGAGTACAGGTATTACCCGTACCACATTGGGCGTCTGTGTTGCAAGGCTGTCCTTTGTTGTTCGAGCAGGTTCCGGTGCAGAGGGTGGGTATCCGTAGACTGCCAATTCGTGGCATCTGGTCCTGCGGTGGGACGGTCGGATTGTCAATGGGACTGAGGTCGCCGAGGCCATTACAGGCATCAGTGGCACCTACGGTGTTAAATGATAGTTGCGCCGAGGTACAGTAATTACCCTTAAATGTTTTAAGTGGGGACGCCCCTGGAAGGGACCTCTGAATGGAGGCGTAGGATTCCCACGCCATATTCTGCGAGGGACCGCTGTTAAGGCTAGGCAAAAGCCAGTAGCAAGTACCGCACGTGGCTGCTCCGACCGCCATGTTATGCTCGAAGTCGTTCCAGCCGTTCATGATCCAGAAAACGGTAGGATTTGCGAAATCGGAATTGTTGGGAGGCTGTGCGATATTTTTGGCTCCCCCCGCTAGGATCCCCGGTACCTTGCGGGGATTTTGGTCGTTAGCAATCGCCGCCCGGGCGAAGATGCCGATGTTGGAATAGAGTTTATTGTTTATCTCGGTGCCGTCTTCCAGATAAAAGCCATGACCTATCGACATATAACCTACGTTCCTTGCGAGTAGTACATCATGGGTTCCGTGCACGGTAATCCACCGTGTCATGGAATCGTGTATGGAAGAGTCTTTTACAAACGTGCCTAGCGGGGTCTTGCGCGCCAGATGGAAGTGGAGAGGATAGTGCCCCATCCGTCCGCCCTGACCCAACTGAAAGAACTCAACCCCCTGCACCTGGAAGGTTTTAAAGCCCTGCCGCGCAATTGTATGTCCACCAATAAAACCGTCAGTTGAAGGGAAGCAGTCGTATACGCAATTCAGCTTGCCTTGGTCGATCGTGTCGCTATTGGGTCCGGAAACAATAC
The sequence above is drawn from the Thermodesulfobacteriota bacterium genome and encodes:
- a CDS encoding pentapeptide repeat-containing protein, coding for MNQTFCWQDDNRESRHSMTLVDSSGAEVLRVEANGDCVTQFINEGNYEMRIQHDDSGDEVFATIFSIPEGLSDDSFQTVLNTNKCQGCDLSGANFSNGILTNVNLSGADLTGADLSNADLSGANLSDALLAGTDLTGANLTNADLSGADLTNALTANANFTDANLTNVISFNESKLGEESITAQEEPGDPGPDPCPAGNLRPKPVVGEDLVLSKACMVPAGTYQYGNINIISGGSLTFNDAKIDFWAKSILVENGGSLIAGTPEKPIGTNGEITIHLYGADRGKGGKGITCKTDDMCGVPKAVWDRNHPPNPTKCTADDLPGGVNDCFYRYGTLPVDTGDPKGYFGYKVIAVSYGGTLQLFGKKGATYPDTNPDPSNSGTSWVRLADGHDLTPGGNTLVLDRAVDWQKEDRMVVTTTDYLPGHSERLTVDTVSADGKTITVKEKIQFRHNGTMYDLSSIPGRLGLDFKKAETRAAVALLSRSIRIVSGPNSDTIDQGKLNCVYDCFPSTDGFIGGHTIARQGFKTFQVQGVEFFQLGQGGRMGHYPLHFHLARKTPLGTFVKDSSIHDSMTRWITVHGTHDVLLARNVGYMSIGHGFYLEDGTEINNKLYSNIGIFARAAIANDQNPRKVPGILAGGAKNIAQPPNNSDFANPTVFWIMNGWNDFEHNMAVGAATCGTCYWLLPSLNSGPSQNMAWESYASIQRSLPGASPLKTFKGNYCTSAQLSFNTVGATDACNGLGDLSPIDNPTVPPQDQMPRIGSLRIPTLCTGTCSNNKGQPCNTDAQCGTGNTCTQDCTQTPPCGVPSPGAPFDNRDFCPVTILDRYTSSFHWPEKNFAAIWLRGKWFLLGNSVLTDSQNGGLGFVTGGDYTLSSVIPGNWQVARKSVFIGNTQEDNPLASNAGPFNPLKSSDGKISGLTCDNKTMREDHCLSKNEGITMPVSNFSMQQRFFNIYDGPNYQDSNAYLDITTTPLDPQCKPGSCPRDSGWMYTAANGIPIDQESGKCVLPNAAIGWKQPNGFFYPPAFHSLNLFFNNVDIRHLVIEPLWKPGTFDPDTDQIKKNYCTFDSGIYTGFTSIDRQTVLNDDDGSLTGLKSPPIPTEGETISVNLDPFFNAPVEAPECESFDIATASGTPKTTGGTAKTSPYEYLSTVVYPKCGMSCGSTWGSDCSNPSCFGVTLSRQLEIQKGEQDRTIPMMGMNFGQRSMLTVDNGSYYVDTTVSENRQKQGRGGPTPVTSLNVFKPGETYYVFFVFATEKTKQKYQLYIGAGIPDFESNVSKHIKPVRVDIRNQALKFEDSSWNGLKSSYESSSGILTVGTDFSEFKSDFDKTRADYCQPSSFCKLVGNTCQSSLPTNDPFHAESQHICSTWAGKDIDCPLYQFSGPKGELPGCVGFALTLDSQKFSADDKDHRPGPECFPRNSDWNVAWTAVDKNLAGSCANQKPPDVQFCDRQSPPIVGENVIIGTEGDDVLTGTPESDIIFGLGGNDIIEGRGGSDWISGGPGDDEIRGGRGDDIIFGEEGNDFIRGGGGRDEIDGGSETDTIKGGKGKDICVEGEIVRGCEQ